Part of the Odontesthes bonariensis isolate fOdoBon6 chromosome 15, fOdoBon6.hap1, whole genome shotgun sequence genome, TGAATGAATGTCTGACTAAAGGGATGGAGGTATAGAGGAACTTTGTCATTACTCATTTTCCACCTGAaagattgaactttttttggCACAAAAGCCTGTTTCTCCCCTCTCTTCTGACGTAATACAACTTACAGCACAGTACCTCGAAAACCGTAAAATCCCAGAAATTGAAAAAGGAAACGGTTCAAGGGGATTTTAGATTCACTCTGGCTCAGAAATGCCCACATTCCCTTGAAAAATGGCTCATCCAGTCATAGATGGGTGTGTAGGCATGTTATAGTGTTCCCATGCTCAGTAACATGTATTTAGGTTCATGAGTCACTGCGTTTCAGTCACTTACACCTTTTAGAGATAATCATTCAAGCCAAATGGTGCTGCAATTTTACGcaatgtaaaaaaacacaaaaaaaccttCAACCGCACTGTCAAAATGCTTTCCTCTTTCAAAAAGCAGTGTTTTCTCCTTTGCAATAATTTGCCcagttttcaataaaaaaaaagggattattCTTTGTTTTGTAAGAGTTTTAAAGGCCAATGCCCTGAACTTTGTACTCATTGTTTTAGGGAGCTTGTGAGCTTGGTAATCAGAAAAATTTGCACCTATCCTCATATTAACCACATATGAACCTATCTAGATGTTCCAGGGTATGACTGAGCAATCAATGAAAAGCAATGACTTGTTGCGAATTCTCTGGCGCGTACAAGTAGAAGGCAAATTAAGAGAAAGATCTCAATAAACTTTATGATTCGCAGCACTTCTCAGAGTTACAGTTGGAAGGATCCCCACGTGTGCATAAAAAcggtaaaaatgaacattttaagaCCAAACAACCTTAAATGGCTAAAAATGTTTCACATGTTACCCATACGCAGTCAGAttagacaaaagaaaagaagaagaaaaaagaagccgGCTTTGGTGAAACGTGATGCAACTTACAGGTGGAAGAGGAGACATAAACTCTGAAATAAGAGGAGTACACATGCACGGGGTGTACAAACAGTGAAGATAAACAAAGGCAAGGCAGCaggtgggaaaaaaagacaagttGACAGAAGGCTGAGGGAGAGACAAGActgtaaatacacacacaagcccGTTATGCCATTTCCCAATTTGAGCATCCTAACTTTATCTCCTTGACTCCTCTCCACACGTCTTTGGCCCTCCTGTCAGATGTATTTGGCATTTGATAGAATTGGCCACCCTTGCTTTGGAGTCATCATTTTAAAATGACACAGCTGCATCATCAAACCATTTCTTATCTTTTGGCCTACCCCTTCTAATTCCTATTTCAGATGAGCATTAAAGGTGTATGAGACcaaatatatattatttttaattcatttcatGATGTGGGGTGAACGTGTCCCACCCCTTTTACCTGTTGTGGATGCCAAAAAAGATACTGTAGTCTATACATGCTTATATTTTCTCCAGCAAACCTTCTGCCACTTCACTTTTCTCCAAGAGCGTATTAGGAACTGAGACATCAAAATATTTTCCCGAGATCTATTTACCCGTCTATTCTATTTGCTCGTCAGTATCACACTGAACCTGTCTTTGCTTGTGAAGGGctttcaaaggaaaaaaacacttgACAAGCAGGTGCTTCAAAAACCATTCGTCTGTGACGCTTAGTCAGATCACACACTAGTTTCCAGTAACTGTGCCAAAAAAATTCTGATTTCCTGACAGTTTATCAGCATGTGCATACAATAACCATGATGTCATGTGTACCATATGGACAGAGATGATGGTGAGTTTAGAAATGTTTATGTAGCTGCAGTATTCAGTACAGTGTCAATATAGGAAAatccttttttaaaagaaaaaaaagatatttgcaTCTGGATTAGTTACATAAAGTATTATAGAATCTATGTGGTAACTGAAGTATGACTCTTCCCATTGGCTGCTTCGGAGAAAACTGATGAGGAAGTGAAAAATGATGAACGTGCATACCTCAACAAAAATGTAAACTCCTGGCTCGCTCTGTGAGTTGTGCATATTCTGAACTCATACGCAGCTAATTTGGCCGAAACAGGATAGAGCTTTCCCTTTAAAAAACACGCTTGAGAAGTCATCTGAGCTTTTTTAGCACTTACTTTTATTAGCAGTCTCACACTTGGAAATAAATGGCCCGGGTCAAAACTAACAAGCCTAagtgtgtttctgtgaaaaCGCAGCCCAGAAAACCTGAGAACATGCACAAGGTTCACCAGCCTTATTTCACCTTCGAGCTGGTTAAGTTGAACTGAACCAACCCCTTGTATGCTTTTCTCTGGGGAAGCCCTTTTTTTAGCAAGCGCTGAAAGATGTTTGGTCAGTCTGTTTGTTGATCGTGCACTCTCGAACCCCACAAGACTTTGCTAAAGGCCAGAGTTCTAGCAGGTTGAGCTGCTGAAAGTGACCGCTGGCCAAAACCCCCTTGGCCCCAAAATACAGACAGCACAACGCCTGTGTTGTTTTCGAGCTGGTACACTGAAAGTGGGCCCAGCATGTTGAAATGTAACGTGCCGCAGCACAGCCAGGTAGTCTGTCGCCCTCAGACCAGAGCAAATAAATACAACCAGCTACACAAACACTTTAGCTGGTGCAGGGAAAGCCCACGCACAGCCTTCTACTAAAACAAGCCCTCTTAGTAGAGAGCTTGTTGGGGCTGATGTTGCAACATGCCATAGTTTTTATATGGGGTTACTTTCAGATTTATGAGGAGAGCAGTTAATGCACTGTTTGGCTAATAAAAACATGTCTCATACAATTGAAAGGAGATTACTGTGTTAGATGAGTGTCATTCTTAAGGAAATTACAGTTCAAATGTTCTCATTACAGTCACTGAGTCCTTTTTTCATGCTACTCGTCCTCACTGACAAAAGTTTAAAACCACAGCCTTCAAAAGTGACATGTTCAAGTAGTTAACAAAACATCTAATCTTAGTTCTACTTTCATAATGTTTACGCGAATTAACTCAGAATCTTTTAACCTGTTATCAGTCTTTCTCTGCCATACAGTTTTGTACCCCATATGTGAATAAACTCATGTTCTGTTTTCCATCTCCTCAGTCTTATCTGAGTAGGGCATGAGATTGTTTGTCACACAAACCTTGTGAGTCGACATCCGGACATTACGTAACCATGTAATTCAATGATTAGCGAGGTTGCGGCAGTGGAATAATACAGCAAAGCTATCCTCCACATTGCTATAAATGTACCTTGGAAAAAAGATATTAAgcttagtcttttttttttattttcaagccTTTCTTATATAAATTGTAAAAGCTGcaataaataaagacagaggGGTTGGATTGCTCGGGGTAGTCACAGGTTTGTTTTGTGGAGTTTGACAAAGTGCCTTTGTGTCGAGTTCAAAAGTTGGTTGGGCTGAAAACTGTCAACTGTTAACCCTCATTCAGCTAAACTCATCTAGCTTTACTTTGAATGTATTTATGTCTTTAGCACTGAAGTAAGTAAATTAACCAGTTCACTTAAACATTTAAGTACAACTTTGAAGTACTTGTACATCACTTGAGTGAAGTAAATACAATTGAACATTTTAGCACCAAGCATTGAAATGACTTATATTCCTTTCTGATTATTTAAGAatatcaatctttttttatacaatcaaccttttatttttatattttacaagttttattttattcaggtCTTATTTGAGCTTTTCCACTGTGGTGTCAtaatatttatttcaaacaaatctgAGTATCGTTCATAACTTTTCTTTAAATGTCTGTTTTAAATGCAACAGAACATTCTGATTCTTCATTAGAttgtttttctctgcttccTTTGCTTAAATCATCTCTATCTCTCGCTTTAGAGAATGGCATTCCAGACAAAATACATACTATATGAGTGTGTTACCGCAGCATTGTATAAGAAAAGACATATAAATGATACAAACATAGTTTAAAGCAAAGAAAAGTCAAGTCCTCTGCATTGAATTATCTAAAGACTCAAACTTCTCAAGAGATTATCAGTCATAAAGTGACATGTTGCTTAAAAACAGTCCATGATACAACCCTTAATCACACGATTGTCTGCGTTTCAGGTGTGTCCATGATCGCATTCAACAGGTCATTCATCTGAAATTCCCACAtcttttaatacaatacaatatcTCTAATCTTTTTTTGATCTTACGAATAAGTCAGTTATGCAACACGTTACACAACACTAAATCAACAACATGTCCAAACTGCGTGGCTTCCTCAAAATGTGAATTTATCCATGAGAATATATGCAAATCATCACCAATTACAAACTCTTTTCATGAGAACATTCACACCAGGTAGGGTGCATatcatattatatatattatgttcTTTTTAAGGTACCAgcataaatagaaaaaaattatattatGGAATGTTCTACCACAGACGTATGACTGACGTACCCAAAAAGAGACCGAGCAAGTGGTCTGGTTGTGGATTTACAGGAATGTGCGCAGCCACAGAGATTTAACAGTAACAGTGGAAGGACATTGACTTGTGGTGTAACTCGTGAGCTAATTTCAAaacctttcactcactttcAAGAgcaagtcagaaaataaaactTGTTCGGCTGAGGGACTACTTCTTTTCCACGATCacaagtttttttcttctttgcatcATGTGTTGAGTTTGTGACAAACTGCCCAGAAAGCCTTTGACTGTGTTTGCTGATGCATTAACCTCTGGTCATCAGATGATTGCAAATGAGTTACTGTCAAGGTATAAAGACATTTAATAATAGAACGTGGATAAAAATCAGTTAAGTCATTCACAGGATTAATTACAGCTTTAACCAAAAGGTTTCTTTAGATGTATTGATAGCGGGGAGTCATATATTCAAACCTTTGTGTTATTCTGACCTCACAGTCACATGAGAGTTGAGTCATTGCGGTTATGTGAATTGAAGTTTAAACTGTGAAGTAATCTCAACAACACATAAGTAGAGAGGAAAATATAAGAATCACATATGAGATGTGTCACACCCCtcctctttcatttcttttaaaacatCTTTAGCTTCTGCACCCACAGGAGTGTTCTCTTGAACTCTCAGATCACATGAAAAAACATGTGTATGTGCTGCTGCTAGAGGTCCTTTCTCTTATTAAGAAAACCCTCACTATTTTGGAAtctgacaaaaaactaaactagaatcacattttttttttatcatccttATTCTTATAATATTTTATCCTTTCAAAGCAGAAACCAACTTGGTcaaaaaaagtgacaaaaattagATAGATTCAGTCTTCAGAGCAAATGAAATAGGATGTATGCAGACGAACATAGTCTGAAACAGGAGCTTACAGCTGGTTATCAATGACATTTGTATTTCCAAAGACAGAAAGCGCATTGTGTTGCCCATGTACATGTGGTGTACTTTTACCTGCACGTATCTTAATCACTTGCCAGAATGACACTGTAAAAATTgtgaaataatgtaaataacaaTATTGCCATTGACACAAGTTTATCATATCAATGGGCTTTCACCACAGCCATGAGCTGTGAAGCATTTCCATTGTCCCAGACATAAACAGTTGTCTACATGGATGTTATATTGCAATATCTGTGGTTTATACCGAGTGTGGTCGTGATAAATAAGCATCTATCCCttagcactttgaattgccttgtgtacgaattgtgctctacaaataaaattatctatctatctatctatctatctatctatctatctatctatctatctatctatctatctatctatctatctatccttaCGCACACATAGTTGTTGTATTTTATGGACTGTAACGATTTCTCAGAATAAGATGATTAATCAGAAAACAACTGATTAATCACAACTTGTGGCAATGAGTCACTACATGATGAATGTCTCATTCTTAAATCCCGGATACAAACTGCATCTTAAAACACAAGTCGGTTTAAATGGTTCTTTCTAGCACCTTTTAGACGAATGAGCGATTTTTCTTGAGACTAGAAAATACTGTAGTCCATATAAAATTGCAAAAATATGCATATTTGATAAATACACTGATGAAACTCCTCGTTCGAAGACAGCGACACTTTCGTACCTCCATGGGGTGTGACATTAACCGGATATGACGTAATTTACATTACAATTTTAAGTCATGTAAAATGAATTTCGGAATTTTAAAATATGGTCCCAGCCTCATTTTTATAGATGGAACATAAAACATACGTATTTGCTGACATTTACTtgtaaaaaaagtattttctgaGGTAATagaaaattagtttgaacaCCAATCCCATGATGCATTTCACTCTTGCCATCTTGTCGAGCGGTTGAGCGGCAGGCAGGAGTTAGCTGCCCGTTAGCTCACTGCCGCTGTGGTTAAGTGGTTTTCTGTCAGCTAGCTGCTAGCAGCAGCTGCCAAAAGTGAGCTGTCCACACGACGAGAGGCAAACTTCGCCAACTTTGATACATTTACTGTGTGTGCTGCTGgattatatattatttttataaaGCCGCTGAATTTGTTTACATCATGGTGTCGCACATGCTTCTACAGAGGCAGGGAAAACTAGCCAACACCAGCTAACTTGGCTAGTTGGTAAGAAGTATATATATCGCAGAGAGAGAAGAGTGGGCTGAAGGACTGGGCCCGCCTCAGACTAAAGTACCGGTGGAAGCTGCTGAACAAGAACTTTGACAAGGGCCTGTTTAATACTCCGCTGCCGGGACATAAGGAAGGCCGACTGGGTGTTAAGAGTGGCCAGCTATAGCCGGTGTGTCTTGACCGGACACTGGACGTTTTGGGAGTTTTTCGTGCTCTGGCCTCGGTTGTTACGCTTTTCTTGGACAGGAGAGTGAAAGCGGAACGGCATGGAAATGTACTGTGACGGTAcgtgtctttattttttcccaCAACTGTGAATTGCTTCGTAGGACATTAGTGCAGCACTTCGTTTCATCTGGGGGCTGACAGACTTCACCCGCATAGTGATCATGTCGAAAATGCCAGGAAAGAAGAAAAGTTGTTTCGAGATCACGAGTGTGACGCAGGCTGAGGTGGCTGCAAGCAGCATCCCCGACGACACCGAGAGCCTGGATGATCCAGACGAGTCACGGACAGAGGACGTGTCACCTGGGATTTTTGACGTTTCTCGGGTCGACCCGGGGGTGAGTGACAGGAGCTCATCAGAGGAAACCTTAAACAACGTAGGAGATTCTCAGGAGGGGCAGCTGCCTAACGCAGGTCCTGTCAACGGGGGGCTCTCCGTTAAAAGTACATCCACTGGTCGTGTCACCTCACATAATGCTGGGGGAAATGTGCCAGCTACGGCTCAGCCCTTTGTGCCGAGCGCCACTGTCTCTGCCAGTGGCGCTCACACAGCCCCCAGCACTAGCTGTAGTTCCCGTTTCAGGGTCATTAAACTTGACCATGGTACTGGAGAGCCCTTCAAACGGGGCAGATGGACATGTACTGAGTTCTATGAGAGAGATTCAGATACTAACATTAATCGGACTGTGGACAGCATAAAGCCAACTGTTACCCACGATCACAGCATAGACAGAGACAGTGGGTTAGGGGCCACTTGTAATTCTATTGTCACAAGCAGTGCTTTTTCTGCACAGGCTGTAGAGAACACCACAGATAGTGGCTACTCTGTCTCTGTTGGGCACCCAGCCCACTCCCACCCATCAGAGTCTCTGCAGAAAGGCTACAGCGTGTCTTCTCAGATAGGGAGTGGGGCAAGTGCCTTCCAGCCCACGGGGTGTACAATTACAGCATCACAGCCAACAAAACAGGCTCAGATCAATATGCAGCCCGTTTCTCCCCAAACGTTTCTCTCCAACAGTCTCAATGGTGCCTACCAAGGTGCCATTCAGCAGAAGTCCTCTATTATAACTCCTGCCACGCAGGCCCAGCAGTTTGCCTATTCTACTCATCCCACCGGCCTCTCCTCAGGTCACCCAGACTATCATCAGCAACATTTTGGCTCTAGCACTCAGAACTTTCCTATAGCATCCTCCTCAGTGGGGCCTTCTGCCAGCCAGGTATCCTCACCTCAAATCACCGCCGCTGATTCAGGAACACAAGGTCTGAGTGGAGAAGCAGGCTCAGCCCAGGGCCTTGTGCTCCAAGTGGGAAATGCACCAGTCGTGGCCCCCAT contains:
- the tsc22d2 gene encoding TSC22 domain family protein 2 isoform X1, yielding MSKMPGKKKSCFEITSVTQAEVAASSIPDDTESLDDPDESRTEDVSPGIFDVSRVDPGVSDRSSSEETLNNVGDSQEGQLPNAGPVNGGLSVKSTSTGRVTSHNAGGNVPATAQPFVPSATVSASGAHTAPSTSCSSRFRVIKLDHGTGEPFKRGRWTCTEFYERDSDTNINRTVDSIKPTVTHDHSIDRDSGLGATCNSIVTSSAFSAQAVENTTDSGYSVSVGHPAHSHPSESLQKGYSVSSQIGSGASAFQPTGCTITASQPTKQAQINMQPVSPQTFLSNSLNGAYQGAIQQKSSIITPATQAQQFAYSTHPTGLSSGHPDYHQQHFGSSTQNFPIASSSVGPSASQVSSPQITAADSGTQGLSGEAGSAQGLVLQVGNAPVVAPIHPGSTQQQPVSQTQPSGGSGIASAPSVVTTTSHSGGQIVPATVPSTLNILPGVSSQASGIGGLVQLQGAHGGATKGHLSGFINQAEDGRQKIDGLPLHSASVVPGKDGVRPPFSEDIKLPTPAVNSLFGIHITMDMDEDRNPSTAFYQAFRPSRLRGSKPINDSASGASVVAIDNKIEQAMDLVKSHLMYAVREEVEVLKEHIKELYERNSVLERENAVLKSLANTDQLGQLSNQLISTSPSLQQQQQHPLITNSTPSLVHHEGGPSIPHHPNITSA
- the tsc22d2 gene encoding TSC22 domain family protein 2 isoform X2, whose amino-acid sequence is MSKMPGKKKSCFEITSVTQAEVAASSIPDDTESLDDPDESRTEDVSPGIFDVSRVDPGVSDRSSSEETLNNVGDSQEGQLPNAGPVNGGLSVKSTSTGRVTSHNAGGNVPATAQPFVPSATVSASGAHTAPSTSCSSRFRVIKLDHGTGEPFKRGRWTCTEFYERDSDTNINRTVDSIKPTVTHDHSIDRDSGLGATCNSIVTSSAFSAQAVENTTDSGYSVSVGHPAHSHPSESLQKGYSVSSQIGSGASAFQPTGCTITASQPTKQAQINMQPVSPQTFLSNSLNGAYQGAIQQKSSIITPATQAQQFAYSTHPTGLSSGHPDYHQQHFGSSTQNFPIASSSVGPSASQVSSPQITAADSGTQGLSGEAGSAQGLVLQVGNAPVVAPIHPGSTQQQPVSQTQPSGGSGIASAPSVVTTTSHSGGQIVPATVPSTLNILPGVSSQASGIGGLVQLQGAHGGATKGHLSGFINQAEDGRQKIDGLPLHSASVVPGKDGVRPPFSEDIKLPTPAVNSLFGIHITMDMDEDSASGASVVAIDNKIEQAMDLVKSHLMYAVREEVEVLKEHIKELYERNSVLERENAVLKSLANTDQLGQLSNQLISTSPSLQQQQQHPLITNSTPSLVHHEGGPSIPHHPNITSA